A DNA window from Niabella yanshanensis contains the following coding sequences:
- the nusA gene encoding transcription termination factor NusA, translating to MASINLIEAFQDFKDAENIDRPTMMKVVEDVFKTLLRKKYGSDDNFDVIVNAEKGDLEIVRHRTIVEDGEVEDPLAQVAYSEAIKLEPDYEVGEDLYEEIDLIDFGRRAILAAKQTLAGRISDLKKNVLAKKYEDRIGEIISAEVYQVWKKEILLLDEEGNELILPKSEQIPQDYFKKGENIRAVVTRVDLKNNNPVIILSRTSPDFLAKLLEIEVPEIFDGLIIIKKIVREPGERAKVAVESYDDRIDPVGACVGMKGSRIHGIVRELKNENIDVINWTSNIQLLIQRSLTPAKITSMSLDTEGKHASIYLKPDQVSLAIGKRGANIKLASELTGFELDVYRDTEDDEEEFDVDLEEFSDEIDGWVIDALKKIGCDTARSVMRMSPYELEKRADLEKETVEDIRKILQEELERE from the coding sequence ATGGCAAGTATTAATCTTATAGAAGCGTTTCAGGACTTTAAAGACGCGGAAAATATTGACAGGCCCACGATGATGAAAGTAGTGGAAGACGTTTTTAAAACACTGCTTCGCAAAAAGTATGGTAGCGATGACAATTTTGATGTGATCGTAAATGCAGAGAAGGGGGACCTTGAAATTGTACGTCACCGTACTATTGTTGAAGACGGAGAAGTAGAAGATCCGCTGGCACAGGTGGCTTACTCTGAGGCGATAAAACTGGAACCGGATTATGAGGTAGGAGAAGATTTATACGAGGAGATTGATTTGATAGACTTTGGCCGCCGTGCGATCCTGGCTGCCAAACAAACCCTGGCAGGCCGTATCAGCGATCTGAAAAAGAATGTACTGGCTAAAAAGTATGAAGACAGAATCGGTGAGATCATAAGTGCAGAAGTTTACCAGGTTTGGAAGAAAGAGATCTTATTATTAGACGAAGAGGGAAATGAGCTGATTCTTCCCAAAAGCGAGCAAATCCCGCAGGACTATTTTAAAAAAGGTGAAAATATAAGAGCAGTTGTAACCCGTGTTGATCTCAAAAATAATAATCCCGTAATCATTTTGTCGAGAACTTCCCCTGATTTTCTTGCCAAATTATTGGAAATTGAGGTGCCGGAGATATTTGACGGGTTGATCATCATTAAAAAAATTGTGCGTGAACCAGGAGAAAGAGCTAAAGTAGCAGTAGAATCTTATGATGACAGGATTGACCCGGTAGGCGCCTGTGTGGGTATGAAAGGTAGTCGTATCCATGGTATCGTAAGAGAATTGAAAAATGAAAATATAGATGTAATTAACTGGACCAGCAATATCCAGTTATTGATTCAAAGGTCATTGACGCCGGCTAAAATAACCAGCATGAGTTTAGACACTGAAGGGAAACATGCCAGCATCTATTTAAAGCCTGACCAGGTATCTCTGGCGATAGGAAAGCGTGGGGCTAATATTAAACTGGCTTCTGAGCTGACAGGTTTTGAACTGGATGTATACAGGGATACGGAAGATGATGAAGAAGAGTTTGATGTGGACCTGGAAGAGTTTAGCGATGAAATAGACGGATGGGTAATAGATGCACTGAAAAAAATTGGTTGTGATACAGCCCGCAGTGTAATGAGAATGTCGCCGTACGAACTGGAAAAAAGGGCCGACCTGGAGAAAGAGACCGTAGAGGATATCAGAAAAATATTGCAGGAAGAGTTAGAAAGAGAATAA
- the rimP gene encoding ribosome assembly cofactor RimP produces the protein MEAVIQRVEKQIQDILAANPEHFLVEIKVKPTNNIKVFIDGDNGIGIDDLVKYNRALYKELEEAALFPEGDFSLEVSSAGLGEPLKMHRQYVKNLNRFVEVTQLEGQKTEGQLTAVDETGIVVEETVGKGKKAEVVKHTIAFSDIKSTQIQIKF, from the coding sequence ATGGAAGCTGTAATTCAAAGAGTTGAGAAGCAAATTCAGGATATTCTGGCCGCTAATCCTGAGCATTTTTTGGTTGAAATAAAAGTGAAACCCACCAATAATATCAAAGTTTTTATTGATGGCGATAATGGGATTGGTATAGACGACCTGGTTAAATATAACCGTGCTTTGTATAAGGAACTTGAAGAAGCTGCATTGTTTCCGGAAGGCGACTTTTCTCTGGAAGTATCATCTGCCGGTCTGGGCGAGCCGTTAAAAATGCACCGGCAGTATGTAAAAAATTTAAACCGGTTTGTAGAAGTTACCCAGCTGGAGGGCCAGAAAACAGAGGGACAGCTTACCGCAGTAGATGAAACAGGTATCGTGGTAGAAGAAACCGTTGGTAAGGGTAAGAAAGCGGAGGTAGTAAAACATACTATTGCTTTCAGCGATATAAAATCAACTCAAATTCAAATTAAATTTTAA
- a CDS encoding YybH family protein, which translates to MKRLLLVLLWGALSIAGFAQSGQESVIKQILDQQTASWNKGDLNAFMQTYWKSDSLVFVGKNGVTYGWQNTLDNYKKGYPDKTAMGQLRFTIIRIEYLSNQVYNVIGKWQLTRTIGNLQGHYTLLIRKISGKWLIVQDHSS; encoded by the coding sequence ATGAAGCGTTTACTGCTGGTATTGCTGTGGGGAGCATTAAGTATTGCTGGGTTCGCGCAATCCGGGCAGGAATCTGTGATCAAACAGATTCTTGACCAACAAACGGCGTCCTGGAACAAGGGCGATCTCAATGCTTTTATGCAAACCTACTGGAAAAGCGACTCCCTGGTTTTTGTTGGAAAAAATGGTGTTACTTATGGCTGGCAGAACACGCTTGATAATTATAAAAAAGGCTATCCCGATAAAACAGCCATGGGGCAGCTACGGTTCACCATTATCAGGATTGAGTACTTATCCAACCAGGTTTATAATGTGATCGGGAAATGGCAACTTACGCGTACAATCGGCAATTTACAGGGGCATTACACCCTTCTTATTAGGAAAATAAGCGGGAAATGGCTAATCGTTCAGGATCATTCCAGCTAA
- a CDS encoding MerC domain-containing protein, which produces MKNRINWDALGITTSILCAIHCAVLPLFLAALPMFGVNIIENLAFEIGMIILAFVIGCYALWHGYKWHHHSKTPLFLFSVGIAFLVLKQVFLAYHTILLIPAVIFIVAAHLINYRYCRVHNHAHDTDCNHDHY; this is translated from the coding sequence ATGAAGAATAGAATTAATTGGGACGCATTAGGTATTACAACCTCTATATTATGTGCTATCCATTGTGCGGTGCTTCCTTTATTTTTGGCAGCATTACCTATGTTTGGGGTAAACATTATTGAAAACCTGGCCTTTGAAATAGGGATGATTATTTTGGCATTTGTAATCGGCTGCTATGCGTTATGGCATGGTTATAAATGGCATCACCACAGTAAAACACCCCTGTTCCTTTTTTCAGTTGGCATTGCCTTCCTGGTGCTCAAACAGGTATTTCTGGCCTATCACACTATTTTGCTGATCCCCGCGGTTATTTTTATCGTTGCAGCGCACCTGATTAATTACAGGTATTGCAGGGTGCACAACCATGCACACGATACAGATTGTAATCATGATCACTATTAG
- a CDS encoding response regulator, whose amino-acid sequence MAAATQTPNLLIIIDDSSFDLRINSGIASHTKLFKQIVCFSSAEAALDFLAENISNPEIFPHIIFLDIQMPEMDGFEFLERYDTFPGDFKEKSHVIMISSTDDLRDIVRADSDKNVVKLLKKPLRIEELKALVAKIYK is encoded by the coding sequence ATGGCCGCAGCAACACAAACGCCCAATTTGCTCATTATTATCGACGATAGCTCGTTCGATTTACGGATCAATTCGGGTATTGCCAGCCATACCAAACTTTTCAAACAGATCGTCTGCTTTTCTTCGGCCGAAGCTGCCCTTGATTTTCTGGCCGAAAACATAAGCAATCCCGAGATATTCCCGCATATCATTTTTCTTGATATCCAAATGCCCGAAATGGATGGATTCGAGTTTTTAGAACGATATGATACTTTTCCCGGTGATTTTAAAGAAAAGAGCCATGTCATCATGATTTCCTCGACCGATGATTTACGGGATATCGTTCGGGCAGATTCAGATAAGAATGTGGTAAAACTCCTTAAAAAGCCGCTCAGGATAGAAGAGCTGAAAGCGCTTGTTGCAAAAATTTATAAATAG
- a CDS encoding hybrid sensor histidine kinase/response regulator, with amino-acid sequence MTVIKVLYVDDEENNLSSFKANFRRLYEIYTATSGAGALDILSQTEVHVVISDQRMPEMTGVELFKRVKKLYPEPIRILLTGYTDIEALAEAINEGDIYRYITKPWNEIELNNGIQNAYDVFRTRRELREKIVELEKTNDELNRFIYSISHELRAPLASALGVINLAKLDNVYSESEKGHEYWGLIEDCCGRLDYNITSTLQYYKNSRYSTIKEEVDFQKLVNELIVVHKLANNVEDKIKFDVNIDQSERFVGDVFRVEIIIGNLISNAIKYQNPDEKNKLIKIDVKVNRLDAIITIIDNGLGILNDHLNKIFNQFFRVHNQKGTGLGLFIVREALAKLGGKISVESVVNSGTKFTLRIPNEL; translated from the coding sequence ATGACCGTTATAAAAGTTTTATATGTTGACGATGAAGAGAATAATCTAAGCTCTTTTAAAGCAAATTTTAGACGGTTGTATGAAATATATACAGCTACCTCAGGAGCTGGCGCTCTCGACATTTTGTCTCAAACTGAAGTTCATGTTGTGATATCTGATCAGCGAATGCCTGAAATGACGGGCGTTGAATTATTTAAGAGAGTTAAAAAATTATACCCCGAACCGATAAGGATATTACTTACAGGCTACACAGATATTGAAGCCCTGGCCGAAGCCATCAATGAGGGCGATATTTATCGCTATATCACCAAACCCTGGAACGAAATTGAGCTGAACAACGGTATCCAAAATGCCTATGATGTTTTCAGGACCAGGCGGGAGCTCAGGGAAAAAATTGTAGAGCTGGAAAAAACGAATGATGAGCTCAACCGTTTTATTTATAGTATATCTCATGAGCTCAGGGCTCCTCTGGCTTCTGCCCTTGGCGTAATCAACCTGGCTAAACTGGATAATGTTTATAGCGAATCCGAAAAGGGCCACGAGTACTGGGGACTGATAGAAGATTGTTGCGGCCGCCTCGACTATAATATTACTAGTACCTTACAATATTATAAAAACAGCAGGTATAGCACCATAAAAGAAGAAGTAGATTTTCAGAAGCTTGTTAATGAGCTGATTGTGGTGCATAAGCTGGCTAATAATGTAGAAGATAAAATAAAATTCGATGTAAATATTGATCAGTCGGAAAGGTTTGTAGGAGATGTTTTCCGGGTCGAAATTATCATAGGTAATCTGATATCAAACGCGATAAAATACCAGAACCCTGACGAAAAGAACAAGTTGATCAAGATAGACGTAAAAGTAAACCGCCTGGACGCCATCATTACCATTATCGACAATGGCCTCGGTATACTTAACGACCACCTGAACAAAATATTCAATCAATTCTTCAGGGTGCATAACCAGAAAGGAACCGGACTGGGACTTTTTATTGTAAGGGAGGCCCTGGCTAAGCTGGGTGGAAAGATTTCTGTAGAATCTGTGGTGAATTCAGGAACAAAGTTTACTTTGCGCATACCCAACGAATTATAG